TTGTCAAAAACTTCACGACTCTCTTGGTTACAAATGTTAAGCCTACATGATGTGTTTTGACTTAAAATGACAGAATGGTAAGATGTTTGGCAATGATTAAAATTGTAGATAAACACCTTATACAATGGTATAATATTACCTTGTAGACTTGGCCGAATCCACCTTGACCGAGTTTTTTACTTTCCGAAAAGTTATCTGTTGCTGCCTCAATTGCCCTAAAATCAAATTGAAGTGAGCCTGCACTCTTAATATCATCTCCATCTGTAGAAATAATCACAAAAGCTGAAATTCAGATAAGAACTGAATATTCATTCTAGATGATAAGATAATCATTGGAGTCTACCTCCAGCTAGTGGTTCTGTCTCATGAATCATCCTCTTTCTCTTAGTCCGGAAACAAAAAACAGcaatgaaaacaagaaaaaggacGGTGATTGGAATAACAACTGCGATAACTATCACAGATGAGTTTCCACCTTCTCCTGTATTGACATACATAGTCTGTATCAGATGATCACATATAAACCTTTTATTTTAGCATAACtttgaatatttgaaaaataaggTTGTGCTGAAACATGTAATTAATCATAGGAAAATAGAATGTTCAGACCAGGTCGTGGTGAGGGTATTGAAATTGGCGGTGATGGTGGAGAAGGAGCTGAACCAGGTGGAAGGGCTGATCTTGGTAGTGTTTTATTGCCGGTTTCGTTATAAAACGCAAAAAGCTCGTACCTTGTAATACAATTCGGATAAAGAAGTCTGGCTCCAATTCGGTCAAGAGACATTCGACCGAACGAACGTAGCAAACAGCTCTTGCAGTCCCATCTTGTAAGATCAGGAGTGCACTGAAGCAGCCCGTAAAAAGTCTGCAATGTGGTCAATTCGGTCTTTATCGTATATAATTTTCTAGAACTTTTGGCTGCTTCGGTGATAGCTCGGCTCATCGTGGACGACACCAAATTTATGAACCGctctgtttgattttgattagaagaaatattattcGGGTTTTGCATGAATACATATCCGTCGTACGTAAGGATCGATAGAATATTCCTGTGAGAGTATCTGAGCATGCACTCATCGTAATAGAGCACGACATCTCTCTCATACGGACACCGAGTTAAGGTTTCGTTAACGGCAAGGGTGACGCATCTACGACATACTTCCGGCGAGTAATCTCCGCGGCAAAGGAAAAGTCCGGTGACCCTGTTGGGGGATTGTCCCGACGTGGCGTTTTGGAATCGGGTGGAGTAAGAGGCGTTacgggaagagagagagaacaaaagggttttgagattggTGAAGTAAGTGCTGTTTCTTGAGTAAGTTGTCGTATTTGGACAATAACGACCTAGGTAATAAGGATTTTGAGGAGAAGCTTTGAAGCTAGTGAGAAATGAGAACAGGAAAAGGGAGatgaaagataacaaaaaagacATGGTTCGACTGCCATGAGATTTGAGTTTCACATAATGGAGCTCTCTCATTTATAAACTGAATAGTCTTCttgtcactctctctctctctctttgattaaCGTGAAGTAGACGATGGTTTGTATAAGTAAGAagtcaaaaagtcaaagtaaacgatttttttctttttcatttttatt
The sequence above is a segment of the Camelina sativa cultivar DH55 chromosome 10, Cs, whole genome shotgun sequence genome. Coding sequences within it:
- the LOC104717978 gene encoding putative cysteine-rich receptor-like protein kinase 9 isoform X3, producing MSFLLSFISLFLFSFLTSFKASPQNPYYLGRYCPNTTTYSRNSTYFTNLKTLLFSLSSRNASYSTRFQNATSGQSPNRVTGLFLCRGDYSPEVCRRCVTLAVNETLTRCPYERDVVLYYDECMLRYSHRNILSILTYDGYVFMQNPNNISSNQNQTERFINLVSSTMSRAITEAAKSSRKLYTIKTELTTLQTFYGLLQCTPDLTRWDCKSCLLRSFGRMSLDRIGARLLYPNCITRYELFAFYNETGNKTLPRSALPPGSAPSPPSPPISIPSPRPGEGGNSSVIVIAVVIPITVLFLVFIAVFCFRTKRKRMIHETEPLAGDGDDIKSAGSLQFDFRAIEAATDNFSESKKLGQGGFGQVYKGTFPSGVQVAVKRLSKTSGQGEREFEYEVIVVAKLQHRNLVKLLGYCLEGEEKILVYEFVANKSC
- the LOC104717978 gene encoding putative cysteine-rich receptor-like protein kinase 20 isoform X2 — its product is MSFLLSFISLFLFSFLTSFKASPQNPYYLGRYCPNTTTYSRNSTYFTNLKTLLFSLSSRNASYSTRFQNATSGQSPNRVTGLFLCRGDYSPEVCRRCVTLAVNETLTRCPYERDVVLYYDECMLRYSHRNILSILTYDGYVFMQNPNNISSNQNQTERFINLVSSTMSRAITEAAKSSRKLYTIKTELTTLQTFYGLLQCTPDLTRWDCKSCLLRSFGRMSLDRIGARLLYPNCITRYELFAFYNETGNKTLPRSALPPGSAPSPPSPPISIPSPRPGEGGNSSVIVIAVVIPITVLFLVFIAVFCFRTKRKRMIHETEPLAGDGDDIKSAGSLQFDFRAIEAATDNFSESKKLGQGGFGQVYKGTFPSGVQVAVKRLSKTSGQGEREFENEVVVVAKLQHRNLVKLLGYCLEGDEKILVYEFVPNKSLDYFLFDSTMQSQLDWTIRYKIIGGIARGILYLHQDSRLTIIHRDLKAGNILLDADMNPKVADFGMARIFEMDQIEANTRKVVGTYGYMSPEYAMYGQFSMKSDVYSFGVLVLEIISCKKNSSLYQMDGNAGNLVTYTWRLWRNGAPLELVDPSFGDNYQTREITRCIHIALLCVQEDVEDRPTMSTIVQMLTTSSIALAVPRPPGFFFRSKHEQAERAGPSMDTFALCSVDEASITCLAPR
- the LOC104717978 gene encoding cysteine-rich receptor-like protein kinase 19 isoform X4, whose translation is MSFLLSFISLFLFSFLTSFKASPQNPYYLGRYCPNTTTYSRNSTYFTNLKTLLFSLSSRNASYSTRFQNATSGQSPNRVTGLFLCRGDYSPEVCRRCVTLAVNETLTRCPYERDVVLYYDECMLRYSHRNILSILTYDGYVFMQNPNNISSNQNQTERFINLVSSTMSRAITEAAKSSRKLYTIKTELTTLQTFYGLLQCTPDLTRWDCKSCLLRSFGRMSLDRIGARLLYPNCITRYELFAFYNETGNKTLPRSALPPGSAPSPPSPPISIPSPRPGEGGNSSVIVIAVVIPITVLFLVFIAVFCFRTKRKRMIHETEPLAGDGDDIKSAGSLQFDFRAIEAATDNFSESKKLGQGGFGQVYKGTFPSGVQVAVKRLSKTSGQGEREFEYEVIVVAKLQHRNLVKLLGYCLEGEEKILVYEFVANKSLRTICVDSTMQIQLDWTRRYKIIGGISRGILYLHQDSRLTIIHRDLKAGNILLDADMNPKVADFGMARIFRMDQTEANTRRVVGTYGYMSPEYVMYGHFSMKSDVYSFGVLVLEIISGMKNSSLCQLDGSVGNLVTYTWRLWSNGSPLELVDPSFGDNYQINVITRCIHIALLCVQEDVEDHPTMSTIVQMLTTSSIALAVPKQPGFFFRGRHEQVREVATFVDRLAPCSIDDASITSVAPR